One Acropora palmata chromosome 2, jaAcrPala1.3, whole genome shotgun sequence genomic window carries:
- the LOC141874678 gene encoding uncharacterized protein LOC141874678 yields the protein MYQSSFRTFCSCRLYPSYTAENRQTQEHDCRPASIPYQTSNESNLRLQANSLLQISDDPRLFSKAERPSALFPAASATAFSVIPARHPGFYVSASNHCFSAGQQLFFPFSGASFSATQYPGSSFNVGSRGKPETKKRRKRTIFTTDQLKRLEAAFEQQQYLVGTERERLATDLNLSETQVKIWFQNRRIKWRKEHLYAAIHDDQRRLRGDGQMLI from the exons ATGTATCAATCGTCTTTTCGCACGTTTTGCTCTTGTCGTCTTTATCCAAGTTACACAGCTGAAAACAGACAAACACAAGAACATGATTGCCGACCCGCATCGATTCCGTACCAAACATCAAACGAATCTAATTTGAGACTGCAAGCGAACTCGTTGCTGCAGATTTCTGATGACCCGAGGTTGTTCTCCAAGGCAGAGCGTCCTTCGGCGCTTTTCCCAGCTGCCTCTGCCACTGCTTTCAGTGTAATTCCAGCTCGACATCCCGGGTTTTATGTTTCAGCTTCAAATCACTGTTTCTCTGCAGGACAGCAGCTGTTTTTCCCGTTTAGTGGAGCATCTTTTTCCGCCACACAGTATC CCGGCAGCAGCTTCAATGTGGGATCACGAGGCAAACCAGAAACAAAGAAGCGTCGTAAGCGCACCATATTTACCACGGACCAATTAAAACGACTGGAGGCTGCCTTCGAGCAACAGCAGTACCTGGTGGGAACAGAGAGAGAGCGCCTAGCAACAGATTTAAATCTGTCAGAAACTCaagtgaaaatttggtttcaaaacAGAAGAATCAAATGGAGAAAGGAACATTTGTACGCTGCGATACATGATGATCAGCGCCGCTTGAGAGGCGATGGGCAAATGCTAATTTAA
- the LOC141874939 gene encoding protrudin-like isoform X1: MHEDNILTSEDELDSRSQGPSDFNPEQENGVVKFDIGNFVLCHRRLCHLVEPFVTCCKNFLFVIRWQSQRLSLVILVVSVYLSIRNPVYLLFVPLVYCIFVLLLAAVRNIGLNHSKGNLELLRNKFKRKEDVGNMEPKRAAIKQAQEDLHAYINISIEIQEFEENLCEYIERFYRICRWEETSLSKVSLLVLLFVAFTLVLLPGKYLITIGILGIFLGNPDFKEVFRHTLFQLKLWLKRWQQKLFHLQKYWLAPKSTAGTNSTKSNLNEEDTTGRAHEDQWYDAETLSESEGEDDIVEVDDIEDDEYEDVPSVERQKKVVCGLTKVSHFSNSRKKKKQINRGNCAACDVSFSSVLKKRQYCRHCGVSFCSRCCCKRVKRAVFGATAPAAYEETVLVCKSCYGYLMNKVDDMKTDIW, encoded by the exons ATGCATGAAGATAACATTTTAACATCAGAAGACGAACTCGATTCACGATCTCAAGGGCCCAGCGACTTCAACCCAGAGCAAGAGAATGGTGTTGTGAAATTTGACATAGGTAATTTTGTTCTTTGCCACAGAAGACTTTGTCATCTAGTTGAGCCATTTGTGACATGCTgcaagaatttccttttcgtaATCAG GTGGCAGTCACAAAGATTGAGTCTTGTGATCCTGGTGGTTTCTGTTTATCTCTCAATCAGAAATCCAG TGTATTTGCTCTTTGTACCATTGGTGTACTGTATATTTGTACTTTTACTGGCTGCAGTAAGAAACATTGGATTAAACCACTCAAAAGGCAATCTTGAGTTGTTGAGAAACAAATTCAAGAGAAAGGAAGATGTTGGAAATATG GAACCCAAGCGTGCTGCCATCAAGCAAGCCCAGGAGGACCTACACGCGTACATCAACAT ATCTATTGAAATTCAggaatttgaagaaaatcttTGTGAATACATTGAAAGATTTTATAG AATTTGCAGATGGGAAGAAACTTCACTTTCCAAGGT ATCCCTCCTAGTTCTTCTGTTTGTGGCATTTACATTAGTTTTACTCCCTGGAAAGTACCTAATTACTATAGGAATTCTTGGAATCTTCCTTGGAAATCCAGATTTTAAAGAAG TTTTCAGACATACTTTATTCCAATTGAAGCTTTGGTTAAAGCGGTGGCAAcagaaattatttcatttgcaaAAATACTGGCTTGCTCCAAAGAGTACTGCAGGCACAAActcaacaaaatcaaatttaaatgaAGAAGATACAACAGGAAGGGCCCATGAAGATCAATGG taTGATGCAGAAACACTATCTGAATCAGAGGGAGAAGATGACATTGTTGAAGTCGATGACATTGAGGATGATGAATATGAg GATGTTCCATCTGTTGAAAGGCAGAAAA AGGTGGTCTGTGGTTTGACAAAAGTCAGTCATTTCAGTAACTCCCGCAAGAAAAAGAAGCAGATCAATAGAG GGAATTGTGCTGCATGTGATGTTTCGTTTTCTTCTGTATTAAAGAAACGG CAATATTGTCGTCATTGTGGAGTCAGTTTTTGTTCCCGTTGTTGTTGCAAGCGTGTTAAGCGAGCTGTATTTGGAGCAACAG CACCTGCAGCTTATGAAGAAACAGTACTGGTCTGCAAGAGTTGTTATGGTTACCTAATGAACAAAGTGGACGATATGAAGACAGATATCTGGTGA
- the LOC141874939 gene encoding protrudin-like isoform X2, with translation MLQEFPFRNQVAVTKIESCDPGGFCLSLNQKSRVLNPLRCSDDLWLLFYHTSFCTVYLLFVPLVYCIFVLLLAAVRNIGLNHSKGNLELLRNKFKRKEDVGNMEPKRAAIKQAQEDLHAYINISIEIQEFEENLCEYIERFYRICRWEETSLSKVSLLVLLFVAFTLVLLPGKYLITIGILGIFLGNPDFKEVFRHTLFQLKLWLKRWQQKLFHLQKYWLAPKSTAGTNSTKSNLNEEDTTGRAHEDQWYDAETLSESEGEDDIVEVDDIEDDEYEDVPSVERQKKVVCGLTKVSHFSNSRKKKKQINRGNCAACDVSFSSVLKKRQYCRHCGVSFCSRCCCKRVKRAVFGATAPAAYEETVLVCKSCYGYLMNKVDDMKTDIW, from the exons ATGCTgcaagaatttccttttcgtaATCAG GTGGCAGTCACAAAGATTGAGTCTTGTGATCCTGGTGGTTTCTGTTTATCTCTCAATCAGAAATCCAG GGTGTTAAATCCCCTGAGATGTTCAGATGACCTCTGGCTTTTGTTCTACCACACTAGCTTTTGCACTG TGTATTTGCTCTTTGTACCATTGGTGTACTGTATATTTGTACTTTTACTGGCTGCAGTAAGAAACATTGGATTAAACCACTCAAAAGGCAATCTTGAGTTGTTGAGAAACAAATTCAAGAGAAAGGAAGATGTTGGAAATATG GAACCCAAGCGTGCTGCCATCAAGCAAGCCCAGGAGGACCTACACGCGTACATCAACAT ATCTATTGAAATTCAggaatttgaagaaaatcttTGTGAATACATTGAAAGATTTTATAG AATTTGCAGATGGGAAGAAACTTCACTTTCCAAGGT ATCCCTCCTAGTTCTTCTGTTTGTGGCATTTACATTAGTTTTACTCCCTGGAAAGTACCTAATTACTATAGGAATTCTTGGAATCTTCCTTGGAAATCCAGATTTTAAAGAAG TTTTCAGACATACTTTATTCCAATTGAAGCTTTGGTTAAAGCGGTGGCAAcagaaattatttcatttgcaaAAATACTGGCTTGCTCCAAAGAGTACTGCAGGCACAAActcaacaaaatcaaatttaaatgaAGAAGATACAACAGGAAGGGCCCATGAAGATCAATGG taTGATGCAGAAACACTATCTGAATCAGAGGGAGAAGATGACATTGTTGAAGTCGATGACATTGAGGATGATGAATATGAg GATGTTCCATCTGTTGAAAGGCAGAAAA AGGTGGTCTGTGGTTTGACAAAAGTCAGTCATTTCAGTAACTCCCGCAAGAAAAAGAAGCAGATCAATAGAG GGAATTGTGCTGCATGTGATGTTTCGTTTTCTTCTGTATTAAAGAAACGG CAATATTGTCGTCATTGTGGAGTCAGTTTTTGTTCCCGTTGTTGTTGCAAGCGTGTTAAGCGAGCTGTATTTGGAGCAACAG CACCTGCAGCTTATGAAGAAACAGTACTGGTCTGCAAGAGTTGTTATGGTTACCTAATGAACAAAGTGGACGATATGAAGACAGATATCTGGTGA